In Trifolium pratense cultivar HEN17-A07 linkage group LG7, ARS_RC_1.1, whole genome shotgun sequence, a genomic segment contains:
- the LOC123898355 gene encoding ethylene-responsive transcription factor ERN2-like, with the protein MVAPITDNGIRSRKKSSRGHHRFVGVRQRPSGRWVAEIKDSLQKVRLWLGTFDTAEEAARAYDTAARALRGANARTNFDLPESGTNGGVGAKRGSGSNFMLENTEPFSFEDVSDSGSGSEHGLLGALKAKLFDGKEAKFSFSFPSVSAVSKSTQNCSEKKQSSATYCLSQMNETHINTMHSSLSTSSNTFAKSVVIPNHDHEICQTPSLTNMLWSNELEFELPWPNQSHVHHDDNSTNLFASASASNFSWPLIESNVNMTCIDQGLLNSNRNDQINMMSMQLPQVGGANEGFWTLDQQQQFVQCEENNSWFGSAGSWDPLIYVPSELA; encoded by the coding sequence ATGGTAGCACCGATAACTGATAACGGAATCCGTAGCAGAAAGAAGTCATCAAGAGGTCACCATAGGTTTGTGGGAGTTCGACAAAGGCCGTCAGGAAGATGGGTGGCAGAGATCAAAGACTCATTACAGAAAGTAAGGCTTTGGCTTGGAACATTCGACACAGCTGAAGAAGCCGCTCGTGCTTATGACACTGCTGCTAGAGCTTTGAGAGGTGCTAATGCTAGAACCAACTTTGATTTGCCAGAATCCGGAACCAATGGTGGCGTTGGGGCTAAGCGCGGTTCTGGTTCCAACTTCATGCTAGAGAATACTGAGCCTTTTTCTTTTGAAGATGTTAGTGACTCGGGTTCAGGTTCAGAACATGGCCTTCTTGGTGCACTTAAGGCAAAACTTTTCGATGGAAAAGAAgcgaaattttcattttcatttccttCTGTTAGCGCGGTTTCAAAATCAACTCAGAATTGTTCTGAAAAGAAACAATCATCAGCTACTTATTGCCTATCTCAGATGAATGAAACTCATATCAATACTATGCATAGTTCATTGAGTACTTCATCAAACACTTTCGCCAAAAGTGTTGTTATTCCAAATCATGATCATGAAATTTGTCAAACACCATCTTTGACAAACATGTTATGGTCTAATGAATTGGAATTTGAATTACCTTGGCCTAATCAAAGTCATGTTCATCATGATGACAATAGTACTAATCTTTTTGCATCTGCAAGTGCATCAAATTTTTCATGGCCACTAATAGAGTCCAATGTTAACATGACATGTATAGATCAAGGGCTATTAAATAGTAACAgaaatgatcaaataaatatgaTGAGTATGCAGTTACCTCAAGTTGGTGGAGCAAATGAAGGATTTTGGACATTGGATCAGCAGCAACAATTTGTGCAATGTGAAGAGAATAATAGTTGGTTTGGTTCTGCTGGATCTTGGGATCCTCTTATCTATGTGCCCTCTGAGTTAGCTTGA
- the LOC123899573 gene encoding uncharacterized protein LOC123899573 — MKRRTLKSKELEIDSHGNFSQLANSLPCSVIISPPITPPSIGKPYESCVQEQKDTRYFNLEGSLPRPSCFHAGQTSGTFESIDSAFGVCNDISVISIYRNNI; from the exons ATGAAACGAAGAACCCTAAAATCAAAGGAATTAGAAATTGATAGTCACGGAAACTTCTCTCAACTCGCTAATTCTCTCCCCTGTTCAGTCATCATTTCACCGCCGATAACTCCTCCTTCAATTG GTAAACCATATGAATCTTGTGTCCAGGAACAAAAAGATACAAGATATTTCAATCTTGAAGGGTCATTGCCAAGACCTTCTTGCTTCCATGCAG GACAGACATCTGGAACATTTGAGTCAATTGACAGTGCTTTTGGGGTTTGTAATGATATTAGTGTCATATCGATTTACAGGAACAACATCTAG
- the LOC123899572 gene encoding WAT1-related protein At3g30340-like: protein MKSCEEWKPFMIMIAIDVSFAVVNILLKKVLDEGMNHLVFITYRLSIATIFVGSIGYFRERNSRPPLTFRILCYLFFSAIVGASVTQYFFLLGIQYTSATFACAFVNMVPVITFLLALPFGLETVNIKCNSGRAKILGTLVCILGALMLTLYKGKGLFNFSHHQSSVKLTSTRTSEKWTIGVIALILGTLFWSSWFILQSKISKRYPCQYSSTAIMSFFGAIQSAVICFFIDHNLSIWVLRGNIQIIAILYAGIIGSGLCFVGMSWCVKKRGPVFTAAFSPFVQIMAAMIDIPVLHEQLYLGNVMGSILVMIGLYILLWGKNKEMKNRLIKLGEEAEKNKEQEPQQPQIQHLTVSCESRCQ, encoded by the exons ATGAAGAGTTGTGAAGAATGGAAACCTTTTATGATAATGATAGCAATTGATGTTTCTTTTGCTGTTGTGAATATTCTTCTCAAGAAAGTCCTTGATGAAGGAATGAACCATTTGGTTTTTATTACATACCGTCTTTCTATTGCTACTATTTTCGTCGGCTCAATCGGTTACTTTAGAGAAAG AAATAGTAGACCGCCGCTCACATTTCGAATTTTATGCTACCTCTTCTTCAGTGCCATTGTTGG AGCATCAGTTACACAATACTTCTTCCTCCTAGGGATTCAATATACTTCTGCTACATTTGCTTGTGCCTTTGTCAACATGGTGCCTGTGATCACTTTCCTATTGGCATTGCCATTTGG ATTAGAGACAGTGAACATCAAATGCAACAGTGGAAGAGCCAAGATTCTTGGTACATTGGTCTGTATACTTGGTGCATTGATGTTAACACTTTACAAAGGAAAGGGTCTGTTTAATTTTTCTCACCATCAATCTTCAGTGAAGTTAACATCTACTAGAACATCAGAAAAATGGACTATTGGTGTAATAGCTTTGATTTTGGGAACTCTATTTTGGTCTTCTTGGTTCATTTTACAATCTAAAATAAGCAAAAGATATCCATGTCAGTATTCTAGCACAGCAATCATGAGCTTCTTTGGTGCCATTCAATCTGCTGTCATTTGCTTCTTCATTGACCATAACTTGTCAATATGGGTTCTCAGAGGAAATATACAAATAATTGCAATTTTGTATGCT GGAATAATTGGATCAGGATTGTGTTTTGTTGGTATGTCATGGTGTGTGAAGAAGAGGGGTCCAGTCTTTACTGCAGCATTTAGCCCTTTTGTTCAAATAATGGCTGCCATGATTGATATCCCTGTCTTACATGAACAGCTCTATCTTGGAAA TGTGATGGGATCGATCTTGGTGATGATTGGATTATACATTCTTCTATGGGGTAAGAACAAAGAGATGAAGAATCGTTTGATTAAGTTAGGAGAGGAAGCTGAAAAAAACAAGGAACAAGAGCCACAACAACCTCAAATACAACACTTGACTGTGTCTTGTGAATCAAGGTGTCAATAA
- the LOC123897338 gene encoding target of rapamycin complex subunit LST8 codes for MSQPTVILATASYDHTIRFWEAKSGRCYRTIQYPDSQVNRLEITPDKRYLAAAGNPHIRLFDVNSNSPQPVMSYDGHTSNVMAVGFQCDGNWMYSGSEDGTVKIWDLRAPGCQREYESRAAVNTVVLHPNQTELISGDQNGNIRVWDLTANSCSCELVPEVDTAVRSLTVMWDGSLVVAANNNGTCYVWRLLRGTQTMTNFEPLHKLQAHNGYILKCLLSPEFCDPHRYLATASSDHTVKIWNVDGFTLEKTLIGHQRWVWDCVFSVDGAYLITASSDSTARLWSMSTGEDIKIYQGHHKATICCALHDGAEPASS; via the exons ATGAGTCAACCAACAGTGATACTTGCTACTGCTAGCTATGATCACACCATTCGATTTTGGGAAGCCAAGAGCGGTCGATGTTACCGCACTATTCAATATCCTGATTCG CAAGTAAACCGGCTGGAGATAACCCCTGATAAACGCTACCTAGCTGCAGCTGGTAATCCTCATATACGGTTGTTCGATGTTAACTCAAATAGCCCTCAGCCG GTAATGAGCTATGATGGACATACCAGTAATGTAATGGCAGTTGGGTTCCAGTGTGATGGGAACTGGATGTATTCTGGTTCGGAGGATGGCACAGTTAAGATCTGGGATTTGAG GGCACCAGGTTGCCAAAGGGAATATGAAAGTCGCGCAGCAGTCAACACTGTTGTGTTACACCCAAATCAG ACTGAACTAATATCTGGCGATCAAAATGGCAATATCCGTGTATGGGATTTGACAGCAAATTCATGCAGTTGTGAACTG GTGCCAGAGGTGGATACGGCTGTACGCTCTCTAACAGTGATGTGGGATGGCAGTTTGGTAGTAGCAGCAAATAATAATGGGACATGTTATGTGTGGCGCCTGTTGCGAGGGACTCAG ACAATGACAAACTTTGAGCCACTTCATAAGCTGCAAGCTCACAATGGCTATATCCTCAAATGTCTTTTATCCCCCGAGTTTTGTGACCCCCACAG GTACTTGGCAACTGCATCGTCTGATCATACTGTCAAGATATGGAATGTTGATGGATTTACACTAGAGAAGACTTTGATAG GTCATCAACGCTGGGTGTGGGACTGTGTCTTCTCAGTGGATGGTGCCTACCTTATTACAG CTTCCTCTGATTCAACTGCTAGGCTTTGGTCTATGTCAACTGGTGAAGATATTAAGATTTACCAAGGGCATCATAAAGCTACAATTTGCTGTGCCCTCCATGATGGGGCTGAACCCGCATCTTCTTGA
- the LOC123897339 gene encoding uncharacterized protein LOC123897339, whose translation MHSESVKSSHSPSAEDEKHKNLDREIREMVSAITHRVTDFHKPGSTHHLDNDDEHGTRIITLAGTNEGATLRSELDDKSGKYSSHDEAEALSTYVNSNFQAINNSIMLGGSYHANDPGVHMDISDFTEPQNHHKAEKHGKKEKKDKKKGKESSKSEHHSD comes from the coding sequence ATGCATTCAGAATCAGTGAAGTCAAGTCATTCTCCCTCTGCTGAAGATGAGAAGCATAAGAACCTAGACAGAGAAATCAGGGAGATGGTATCTGCCATTACTCATCGTGTCACTGATTTTCATAAACCAGGCTCCACCCACCATTTGGACAATGATGATGAACATGGCACTAGAATCATCACCCTTGCAGGAACCAACGAAGGAGCAACTCTGCGGAGCGAATTGGATGATAAATCAGGTAAATATTCTTCTCATGATGAGGCTGAAGCATTGAGTACTTATGTTAACAGCAACTTTCAGGCCATCAACAATTCAATCATGCTTGGTGGTAGTTACCATGCCAATGATCCTGGCGTGCACATGGATATTTCAGATTTCACAGAGCCTCAAAATCACCACAAGGCTGAGAAGCATGGCAAGAAGGAAAAGAAGGATaagaagaaagggaaagaaagTTCAAAAAGTGAACATCATTCAGATTAA
- the LOC123898153 gene encoding uncharacterized protein LOC123898153, giving the protein MILVAIVAEVMEEYTALLSRVVEQVFRSAPVPRRVRLLIIRSLPFVSSQPRRIQFQPH; this is encoded by the coding sequence ATGATACTGGTGGCGATTGTTGCGGAGGTGATGGAGGAATACACGGCGTTACTTTCAAGGGTGGTGGAACAAGTTTTCCGATCAGCACCTGTTCCTCGACGGGTTCGTTTACTCATTATCCGTAGTCTTCCATTTGTTTCTTCTCAACCTAGGAGGATTCAATTTCAGCCCCATTAG